GGTCGGCGGTAAATACCGAATAGCCATTTTGATACAAATCGTAAATCAGCTCTTTGTATTTAACGGCTGCCTCGGTTCTGCCACCAGACAAAACGATACTGCCTTTGGCTTCTGGGTGAACGACATAAGCGGCAAAAATGCTCACTCCTTTTACGCCATCAAAGTGCATTTTGGTGACATGTTCATCCCAAAAAGGCTCAATGATATTGGGGAATTTTGTCGCTAATTCAGATTCTTGTGTCAGCTTTATTGTATTGTTCATTGCTGATCCTGATGTTGGGTACGTCAGTGTTATGAGCAGAAAAAGTGCGCCAATCATTGGAGCAAACTTGTGCTTATGAGATAAAGCCTTGCACATGAGTTTCTGCGTTTGTTTTCAAACTATTATTTCAGGTTATTGTGCTGAGGAATAGTGCAAACTACAACAACCATTGTGTGACAGTGGCATCGCCATTTAAGAACTCTACCTCTGCAAGAGCGCCGTTTATCAGAGTTAAATTGGGCGGCTGATGGCCAATATCCACGTCATATAAAATGGGATAGTCTACCTCACCAATGCCCGCCAGTAGTGCTTCTTTATAGCTTAATTCAATGTCTGGATCGGGGGGCGTATAACTACGTCCGAACATTATGCCTTTCAGGTTTTTAAACACATTCCTAAAACGCATGCTCAATAGTCTTCGTTGTAAGACAAACTGTGTCGCTTCTGCGTTTTCCAAATAGAGAATGATCCCTGTATCGGTATAGCGTTGTTTCAATGCTTCCAGATCCAGATAAGGGGTATCGAATAGATGAACCAGCGTATCCAGACATCCACCAATCAGGCGCCCGGAAAATTGGATTGTTTGTTGCTGAGAGTCTGCATTCTCACCATTCAATATTTTCCACCGGGTTTGCTCTGTCAGATTGAAATTTGCTCTAGGGTGTTGATGAAAATCCAGAAACTGCTTTTGGTATTTTTCGGAAGAGTGCTGACAAAACTGCATACCCGTTGGAGTAGCTAGACAGTTAAGGGTTTGGCTGGTTAGTGGGTCGGGTTGAGACGCAATTTGCTCCATGAAATTTGTTGTATGCGCTGTTGCCCAACCCGCCTTACTGGTAATGGCACAACTGATGGTGCTGACATCTGAATAGCCGAATATCCATTTGGGCTTTGCGCGGCGGATTTGATCAAAATCCAATAATGGCAGTATCTCCATCGCTAGTTCACCACCCCAGGGCGGTGCTATGGCGTCAATATCGTCATCCAATAAAAATGACATTAACTCTTTAGCTCTCGCTTCCTTACTGGCACTAACGCCCTTATTGTTTTGGCGTAGGTATTGTCCTTCCAGAATCTGGAACCCTTTTTCTTTGAAACTGTTGATCACCAAATCAAGGCGTTGATGCATAGAGGGGTCAACGCCAGACGAAAAGGCGGTGAGTGCGATTTTACTTCCTGTGGTTAATGGTGCTGGATACTGAATCATTGACTATTTTTCTACTTTCTCTTTTGTATACATGCCATCAAATAACATTTGCCAGTTTATGCCTTGGTCATGGCTGACTTGCCAACGTTGTTGAACTGTGCCGTCGGGGTGTGGTGTCCAAATGATTCGGTGCATAACAGTACGCCCTGACTGATCCAGTCCTTCGCCCCACATTGCCATTTCTTTAATCGCATTTTCACCTTCACCGCGAGTCACTATGCCCCCGTCTAATTGTAATAGTAGCCCAGTGTTGTCCATCCAGGTTTGATGCCATTTCCCAGTTGTTTGATCATAGATATTCAAGCTATTACCTTCATAACCATTCACACTCACATAGTGTTCGTGGATCACGCAGTCATTGAGTGTTTTGGTGATGTGGTTTGTGCCAGCGGGATGACCATTGGCTTGAGTGACTTGCCATTTTCCCAACCAGAAATCAAAGTCGCGATAGGCGCTGTCTTCACAGGCTGAGGCTGTGCTCGAAGCAAAAGTGAATCCCAGCAATAAAAGGTGAATGAGTGGTTTGCTAATGTATTTCATCAGTGACATTTCCTGTTATTTTTTGCTTGAGCAAAGGTTGGCTGTTTTAACTCTTCTCTTAATTCATCTCTGAATTAGAAAAGGCTTTTCCTGCTCGAAACCGATAACCCCTATGATCGAGAAGTCATGCAGCTTATAATCACAGCATTACAGATTATTACTCATTACGATGAAATACAAAGACCTACGGGATTTTATTGCCCAGTTGGAGCAGAAAGGCCAACTGAAGAGAATTACTCATCCTGTCTCAACCGAATTGGAAATGACTGAAATTGCCGATCGTACTCTTAGAGCGGGGGGGCCGGCACTGTTGTTTGAAAACCCGGTTGGGCATGACATTCCAGTATTAGCCAACCTGTTTGGGACGCCTGAACGAGTGGCTATGGGCATGGGGCAGGAATCTGTCGATTCCTTGCGAGAAGTAGGCAAGTTATTGGCTTACTTGAAAGAGCCTGAGCCACCTAAAGGCTTGAAAGATTTCTGGGAAAAAATCCCTGTATTTAAACAGGTGTTGAATATGCCTGTGAAAGAGATCAGCAAGCCGGTTTGTCAGGAAATCGTTCTTTCCGGTGACGATGTTGATTTGACTAAACTGCCCATTCAAAAATGTTGGCCAGGCGACGTCGCCCCTTTGATTACCTGGGGCTTAACGGTGACAAGAGGCCCTCATAAGAAGCGTCAGAATTTGGGTATCTACCGTCAACAACTTATTGCTAAAAACAAGGTGATTATGCGTTGGTTGTCGCATCGTGGTGGGGCTTTGGACTTTAAGGAATGGTGTCAGGAAAATCCCGGTAAACCTTTCCCTGTATCAGTTGCTTTAGGGGCTGACCCGGCAACTATCTTAGGTGCAGTAACGCCAGTGCCAGATACTCTGTCTGAGTATGCCTTTGCAGGCTTGTTGCGTGGCGATAAAACGGAAGTGGCAAATTGTATAAGTAACGATTTGCAAGTACCTGCCAGTGCGGAAATTGTGCTGGAAGGCTACATCGACCCGGAAGAAACGGCACCTGAAGGCCCTTACGGCGATCACACTGGCTATTACAATGAAGTGGACACTTTTCCTGTGTTTACGGTTACTCACATTACGCAGCGCAAAAATCCCATTTATCATTCTACTTACACGGGGCGTCCACCGGATGAACCCGCTATTTTGGGCGTGGCGCTGAATGAAGTGTTCGTGCCTATTTTGCAGCGTCAGTTCCCAGAGATTGTTGATTTCTATTTGCCGCCAGAGGGTTGCTCTTATCGCATGGCGATTGTCACCATGAAAAAACAATATCCCGGTCATGCCAAGCGTGTCATGATGGGCGTTTGGTCTTTTTTGCGTCAGTTTATGTACACCAAGTTTGTTGTGGTCTGTGATGATGATGTGAATGCAAGAGATTGGAATGATGTGATCTGGGCCATGACGACCCGTATGGATCCTGCTCGAGATACCTTGTTGGTAGAGAATACGCCGATTGATTATCTTGATTTTGCCTCACCCGTTTCTGGGCTAGGGTCTAAAATGGGAATGGACGCTACCAATAAATTACCCGGAGAAACCGATCGTGAATGGGGTGTTCCCATCGTGATGGACGAAGCGATAAAAGAGAAGATTGATGCCATATGGGACGAACTGGATATTCTTTAGTTTTACCCGTGGTGAGAGAGAGTTTTTTAAAATTTGTTAATTGATTAAGTTGGAATTTGAATGGCTGATATTTTGTGTCGTGTTGAAAAGATGGAAGCGCTGACTCC
Above is a window of Paraneptunicella aestuarii DNA encoding:
- the ubiD gene encoding 4-hydroxy-3-polyprenylbenzoate decarboxylase, producing the protein MKYKDLRDFIAQLEQKGQLKRITHPVSTELEMTEIADRTLRAGGPALLFENPVGHDIPVLANLFGTPERVAMGMGQESVDSLREVGKLLAYLKEPEPPKGLKDFWEKIPVFKQVLNMPVKEISKPVCQEIVLSGDDVDLTKLPIQKCWPGDVAPLITWGLTVTRGPHKKRQNLGIYRQQLIAKNKVIMRWLSHRGGALDFKEWCQENPGKPFPVSVALGADPATILGAVTPVPDTLSEYAFAGLLRGDKTEVANCISNDLQVPASAEIVLEGYIDPEETAPEGPYGDHTGYYNEVDTFPVFTVTHITQRKNPIYHSTYTGRPPDEPAILGVALNEVFVPILQRQFPEIVDFYLPPEGCSYRMAIVTMKKQYPGHAKRVMMGVWSFLRQFMYTKFVVVCDDDVNARDWNDVIWAMTTRMDPARDTLLVENTPIDYLDFASPVSGLGSKMGMDATNKLPGETDREWGVPIVMDEAIKEKIDAIWDELDIL
- a CDS encoding S66 family peptidase, encoding MIQYPAPLTTGSKIALTAFSSGVDPSMHQRLDLVINSFKEKGFQILEGQYLRQNNKGVSASKEARAKELMSFLLDDDIDAIAPPWGGELAMEILPLLDFDQIRRAKPKWIFGYSDVSTISCAITSKAGWATAHTTNFMEQIASQPDPLTSQTLNCLATPTGMQFCQHSSEKYQKQFLDFHQHPRANFNLTEQTRWKILNGENADSQQQTIQFSGRLIGGCLDTLVHLFDTPYLDLEALKQRYTDTGIILYLENAEATQFVLQRRLLSMRFRNVFKNLKGIMFGRSYTPPDPDIELSYKEALLAGIGEVDYPILYDVDIGHQPPNLTLINGALAEVEFLNGDATVTQWLL